One window of Chryseobacterium indologenes genomic DNA carries:
- the gldD gene encoding gliding motility lipoprotein GldD: MIKKVIFIFVSLLLISCGKDPSPKPYGELRLEYPSPKYQKFENDCAYTFEYSDFASIAPAKKPCWFYVNYPKMKAKLFVTYYPIQNDFADHIKEAEKMVYEHTIKASSIDTKSFEYPEKKVYGNFYELKGQSASNLQFYITDSTKHFVTAYLYFNTRPKPDSLAPAVNYIKNDMKHMLDTFEWKK; this comes from the coding sequence ATGATTAAAAAAGTCATTTTTATTTTTGTATCACTGCTTTTAATTTCATGTGGAAAAGACCCTTCACCAAAACCTTATGGAGAACTGCGTCTTGAATATCCTTCACCGAAATACCAAAAGTTTGAAAACGATTGTGCCTATACCTTTGAGTACTCGGACTTTGCTTCTATTGCACCGGCTAAAAAACCTTGCTGGTTCTATGTGAATTACCCTAAAATGAAAGCAAAGCTTTTCGTTACCTATTACCCTATACAAAATGACTTTGCAGACCATATTAAAGAAGCTGAAAAAATGGTATATGAGCATACCATCAAAGCCAGTTCTATAGATACAAAATCCTTTGAATATCCTGAAAAGAAAGTATACGGGAACTTCTATGAGCTGAAAGGGCAGAGTGCTTCCAACCTTCAGTTTTACATTACAGACAGTACGAAACACTTCGTTACTGCTTACTTATACTTTAATACGAGACCGAAACCGGATTCTCTGGCGCCTGCAGTGAACTATATCAAAAATGATATGAAACACATGCTGGACACTTTTGAATGGAAAAAATAA
- a CDS encoding polysaccharide deacetylase family protein codes for MENSKQIFQTNSKKRWKSVQWGSRIFIFVGILLLLALGLMMTLDRSPKIPFKEDYKAVITANKPYLQENKISKEYKGFRSFISEKTIHTNLDKIQKAREERYKNQNRNWAQFPGGIRSAFYVAWDPQSLMSLKRNIRHVNLVFPEWFFLDPKTGDLKTNVDPEGYKVIKRTGVAAMPMLSNNSNQEFHSEGLVKVLNDPQKRTHLIQKITQQCKKYHFKGINIDFEDMNLNSDENLIAFMKELSETFKKNQLLVTMDIMTDNDDYNIPRLNPYVDYFVLMAYDEYSAGSDAGPVSSQKWIEEQTGKIVKQTSPQKIILGLGAYGYDWSSNKDDNTSVTYMQAITKASASKAVIDFNDNTFNLNYSYTDSKNLTHTVFFNDAASIFNTMRFSSEYPLAGTALWRLGSEDSRVWNFYDKDLTFAGLSKLNLKTLENVKGQTMVDYIGDGEVLDVLNTPHDGKIALEIDPKEKIITDENYITYPSSYEVKKYGGAPQKELVLTFDDGPDETYTPQILDVLSKYHVPAAFFLVGLNAEKNLPLVKRIYREGHEIGNHTFTHENVAKVSPERALLELKLTRLLIECVTGHSTILFRAPYNADSEPTTSEEIIPVALARQQNYLDIGENIDPEDWQPGIKADEIVKRVMAGLKQERGNIILLHDAGGDTREETVKALKILIPTLQKQGYHFTNLTSILHKTRSELMPEVPKTKSYYIMQLNLVLATVIYGISHFLVALFTIFIVLGLIRLLLMAYWAFKERKKEKKLGEFPVLESYPKVSIIVPAYNEEVNIVSSLQNLLKQTYPNFDIIMVDDGSKDSTYEKVSEAFPDHPKLKIFTKTNGGKATALNFGIAQTDAEYVVCIDADTKLQQDAVKYLVARFLNSDPEEKIAAVAGNVKVGNRVNWLTRWQAIEYTTSQNFDRLAYANINAITVIPGAIGAFKRAVIIEAGGYSSDTLAEDCDITVKILKAGYTVANENRAVAVTEAPETANQFLKQRFRWTYGIMQMFWKQRQTFLNPKYKGLGLWAMPNILLFQYIIPFFSPLADVIMFFGILSGNGDKIFTYYLIFLLVDASLALVAFIMQREKLINLLYIIPQRFGYRWLMYIVLFKSLRKALKGEMQSWGFLKRTGNVKEIAAS; via the coding sequence GTGGAAAATTCCAAACAGATCTTTCAGACCAACAGCAAGAAACGCTGGAAAAGTGTACAGTGGGGAAGCCGTATTTTTATCTTTGTAGGAATATTGCTTTTGCTTGCTTTGGGGCTGATGATGACCCTGGACAGAAGTCCTAAAATTCCTTTTAAAGAAGATTATAAAGCCGTAATTACTGCCAATAAACCTTATCTTCAGGAAAATAAAATTTCCAAAGAGTATAAAGGTTTCAGAAGCTTTATTTCGGAAAAAACAATCCATACCAATCTCGACAAAATTCAGAAGGCGAGGGAAGAAAGATATAAAAATCAGAACAGAAACTGGGCTCAGTTTCCTGGGGGAATCCGGTCTGCATTCTATGTAGCATGGGATCCTCAGTCTCTGATGTCCCTGAAACGAAATATCAGACACGTTAATCTGGTTTTCCCGGAATGGTTTTTCCTTGATCCCAAAACTGGTGATCTGAAAACCAATGTGGATCCGGAAGGATACAAAGTGATTAAAAGAACAGGAGTTGCCGCAATGCCGATGCTAAGTAACAACTCTAATCAGGAATTCCATTCAGAAGGATTGGTAAAAGTTCTTAATGATCCTCAGAAAAGAACCCATCTGATCCAAAAAATTACCCAACAGTGTAAAAAATACCATTTCAAAGGAATCAATATTGACTTTGAGGATATGAACCTGAATTCTGATGAAAACCTGATTGCCTTTATGAAAGAGCTTTCAGAAACTTTCAAAAAGAATCAGCTGCTGGTGACGATGGATATCATGACGGACAACGATGATTATAACATACCAAGATTAAATCCTTATGTAGATTACTTTGTATTGATGGCTTACGATGAATATTCTGCCGGAAGTGATGCCGGACCGGTTTCTTCTCAAAAATGGATCGAAGAACAGACCGGAAAAATCGTAAAACAAACTTCTCCGCAAAAAATTATTTTGGGTCTTGGTGCTTATGGCTACGACTGGAGCTCCAATAAAGATGATAATACGTCTGTAACTTATATGCAGGCGATTACCAAAGCCAGTGCCAGTAAAGCGGTCATTGATTTTAATGATAATACGTTTAATTTAAATTATTCTTATACAGATTCTAAAAACCTCACCCACACCGTATTTTTCAATGATGCGGCTTCTATTTTCAATACAATGCGTTTCTCCTCAGAATATCCATTGGCAGGAACAGCACTTTGGAGACTGGGAAGTGAAGACAGCAGAGTCTGGAATTTTTATGATAAAGACCTTACGTTTGCCGGCCTTTCCAAACTGAATCTGAAAACCCTGGAAAATGTAAAAGGGCAGACCATGGTAGATTATATCGGAGACGGAGAAGTACTGGATGTTCTGAATACTCCTCATGACGGAAAAATTGCACTGGAAATTGATCCGAAGGAAAAAATAATTACAGACGAAAACTACATCACTTATCCAAGTTCTTACGAAGTGAAAAAATATGGAGGCGCTCCCCAAAAAGAACTGGTGCTGACTTTTGATGATGGTCCGGACGAAACGTATACTCCGCAGATATTGGATGTACTTTCCAAATATCATGTTCCGGCAGCATTCTTTTTGGTAGGATTAAATGCAGAAAAGAATCTTCCGCTTGTTAAACGGATTTACCGTGAAGGACATGAGATCGGAAACCACACCTTCACCCATGAAAATGTAGCAAAAGTAAGCCCTGAAAGAGCTTTACTGGAACTGAAGCTGACGAGATTACTGATAGAATGTGTAACAGGACACAGTACAATCCTGTTCAGAGCTCCGTACAATGCCGATTCTGAGCCCACAACTTCAGAAGAGATCATTCCGGTAGCATTGGCAAGACAGCAGAACTATCTTGATATCGGGGAAAATATTGACCCTGAAGACTGGCAGCCGGGAATAAAAGCAGATGAAATTGTAAAACGTGTAATGGCCGGGCTTAAACAAGAGAGAGGAAATATCATTCTTCTTCACGATGCCGGCGGAGATACCAGAGAAGAAACGGTGAAAGCTTTAAAAATTTTGATCCCTACACTTCAGAAACAAGGCTATCATTTTACAAACCTGACCAGTATTCTGCATAAAACCAGAAGCGAACTGATGCCTGAAGTTCCGAAAACAAAGTCATACTATATCATGCAGCTCAACCTTGTACTGGCCACTGTAATTTATGGAATAAGTCATTTTCTGGTGGCATTGTTTACCATTTTTATTGTATTGGGATTGATAAGACTATTGCTGATGGCATACTGGGCTTTTAAAGAAAGAAAAAAAGAGAAAAAACTTGGTGAATTTCCAGTCTTGGAATCTTATCCTAAAGTTTCCATTATTGTACCTGCTTATAATGAAGAAGTGAATATTGTTTCTTCCCTGCAGAATCTGTTAAAGCAGACCTATCCGAATTTTGACATTATTATGGTAGATGACGGAAGTAAGGATTCCACTTATGAAAAGGTATCAGAAGCATTCCCTGATCATCCGAAACTGAAAATCTTCACCAAAACAAATGGTGGAAAAGCTACAGCCTTAAACTTCGGAATAGCACAGACGGATGCAGAATATGTAGTGTGTATTGATGCAGATACCAAACTGCAGCAGGATGCCGTAAAATATCTGGTTGCGAGATTTTTAAATTCAGATCCGGAAGAAAAAATTGCAGCCGTAGCAGGAAATGTGAAAGTTGGAAACAGAGTCAACTGGCTTACCAGATGGCAGGCTATAGAATATACAACGAGTCAGAATTTTGACAGGCTGGCATATGCAAACATCAATGCGATTACCGTAATTCCGGGTGCTATTGGTGCATTCAAAAGAGCTGTAATTATTGAGGCTGGTGGCTATTCATCAGATACCTTAGCTGAAGATTGTGATATTACCGTGAAAATTTTAAAAGCAGGATATACAGTCGCCAATGAAAACAGAGCGGTTGCCGTTACTGAAGCTCCGGAAACGGCGAACCAGTTTTTAAAACAGCGTTTCCGCTGGACCTATGGAATCATGCAGATGTTCTGGAAGCAGAGACAGACTTTCCTTAACCCCAAATATAAAGGATTGGGACTTTGGGCAATGCCGAATATTTTATTATTCCAATATATTATTCCATTTTTCTCACCGCTGGCAGATGTGATTATGTTTTTTGGAATTCTGTCCGGAAACGGAGATAAAATATTCACCTATTATCTGATCTTTCTTTTGGTGGATGCTTCATTAGCTTTAGTAGCATTCATTATGCAGCGCGAAAAATTAATCAATCTGCTGTATATTATTCCACAGAGATTCGGGTATAGATGGCTGATGTATATTGTTTTGTTTAAAAGTTTAAGAAAAGCACTGAAGGGCGAAATGCAGTCCTGGGGATTTCTGAAAAGAACCGGGAATGTAAAAGAGATAGCAGCTTCTTAA
- a CDS encoding type VI secretion system contractile sheath small subunit, protein MAMFNYGVGGNEVKVDANEAIQEIQENKSLIVSQLTTEESYTPEIVTGLKTVEDVFKHFQPSISVQHETEDGGVVEEEFRFQNLGDFTPKSLTQKSDYLQQLSMEQEQYNKIVRQLKTNKILRNMLENDQTRAAFVEVLKEVAQELEK, encoded by the coding sequence ATGGCAATGTTTAATTATGGTGTTGGCGGAAACGAAGTAAAAGTAGACGCTAATGAAGCTATTCAGGAAATACAGGAAAATAAATCACTGATAGTAAGCCAGCTTACAACAGAAGAGTCTTATACTCCTGAAATCGTAACAGGATTAAAAACAGTGGAAGACGTTTTCAAACATTTTCAGCCTTCAATATCGGTACAACACGAAACAGAAGACGGAGGAGTGGTAGAAGAAGAATTCCGTTTTCAAAACCTTGGAGACTTTACCCCTAAAAGCCTTACTCAGAAGTCAGATTATCTGCAGCAGCTGAGCATGGAGCAGGAGCAGTACAATAAAATAGTACGTCAGCTGAAAACAAACAAAATTCTACGCAATATGCTGGAGAACGATCAGACAAGAGCAGCGTTCGTAGAGGTATTGAAAGAAGTGGCACAAGAACTTGAAAAATAA
- a CDS encoding M13 family metallopeptidase — MKKITLSLFLIAGICTQTTMSAQAKAAKVAVNNTDKGLDLSLMDTSVRPQDDFYNYVSGTWMKTAKIPSDKPTWGSFNKLAEDTDNNSMTILNSLLKDKFADGSEGKKIQDLYATYMNMEKRNADGIKPIQQNLNKIDAIKNMADLQNYLTSVTKEGENVFYGWGVDADLKDSKMNAVYLGNPSLGLGRDYYQKVNEKNTEAIAEYQKYVASMLKELGYKNADEAAKGIVNYEKSIAQTYLTNEQSRDNTLQYNPKTMTELSALVKNVDLPGYLKKVGVNTDKVIISELGFYKDFDKLVNAQNLTVIKDYLKFHMIHGSASYLSENLGNMKFAFYGKYLRGQQEQRALNKRGFELINGSLGEAFGKLYVEKYFPAEAKAQMVELIDYLKKSFAVHINNLAWMSSTTKEKAMEKLNKFTVKVAYPDKWKDYSKLNIISEAKGGNLYKNLQNIGEWQYNKDLAKIGKPVDKTEWGMTPQTVNAYYNPVNNEIVFPAAILQPPFFNPKADAAVNFGGIGAVIGHEMSHGFDDSGAQFDADGNLVDWWTPEDKANFEKATKALASQYDKYEPVKGTFVNGTFTNGENIADLGGVNIAYDALQMYLKDKGNPGKISGFSQDQRFFLSWATVWRTLSSEKYMVNQVKTDPHSPGYFRSFGPLINVDAFYKAFDVKKGDKLYKAPEERIKIW, encoded by the coding sequence ATGAAAAAAATAACGCTTTCTTTGTTTTTAATAGCAGGGATCTGCACTCAGACGACTATGAGCGCACAAGCTAAAGCTGCTAAAGTAGCAGTGAACAACACAGATAAAGGTTTAGACCTTAGCTTGATGGACACTTCTGTGCGTCCTCAGGATGATTTTTACAACTACGTGAGTGGAACCTGGATGAAAACTGCCAAAATTCCATCAGATAAACCAACTTGGGGAAGCTTCAACAAACTGGCTGAGGATACGGATAACAATTCCATGACCATCCTGAACTCTCTTCTGAAAGATAAATTTGCTGACGGAAGTGAAGGTAAAAAAATCCAGGATCTGTATGCTACTTACATGAACATGGAGAAGAGAAATGCAGACGGAATCAAACCTATCCAACAAAATCTGAATAAGATTGATGCTATTAAAAACATGGCTGATCTTCAGAACTACCTTACTTCTGTAACGAAAGAAGGGGAGAACGTTTTCTACGGATGGGGTGTAGATGCAGACCTTAAAGATTCTAAAATGAATGCCGTTTACTTAGGAAATCCTTCTTTAGGTTTAGGAAGAGATTACTATCAGAAAGTAAACGAAAAAAATACAGAAGCTATTGCTGAATATCAGAAATATGTAGCTTCAATGCTAAAAGAATTAGGGTACAAAAATGCTGATGAAGCAGCAAAAGGTATCGTAAATTATGAAAAAAGCATCGCACAGACTTATCTGACCAACGAGCAGAGCCGTGATAACACGCTTCAGTACAATCCTAAGACGATGACGGAGCTTTCTGCTTTGGTAAAAAATGTTGATCTTCCTGGTTACCTTAAAAAAGTAGGAGTAAATACAGATAAAGTAATTATCAGTGAATTGGGATTCTATAAAGACTTCGATAAATTAGTGAATGCTCAGAATCTTACTGTGATTAAAGATTATCTGAAATTCCACATGATCCACGGAAGTGCTTCTTATTTAAGTGAAAACTTAGGAAATATGAAGTTTGCTTTCTATGGTAAATACCTTAGAGGACAGCAGGAACAAAGAGCTCTTAACAAGAGAGGATTTGAGCTGATCAACGGTTCTTTGGGTGAAGCTTTCGGAAAATTATATGTTGAGAAATATTTCCCCGCTGAAGCTAAAGCTCAGATGGTAGAATTGATTGACTATTTAAAGAAAAGCTTTGCAGTTCATATCAATAACTTAGCTTGGATGTCTTCAACAACTAAGGAAAAAGCAATGGAGAAACTGAACAAGTTCACGGTAAAAGTTGCTTATCCTGACAAATGGAAAGACTATTCAAAATTAAATATCATTTCTGAAGCAAAAGGTGGAAACCTGTATAAAAACCTTCAGAACATCGGAGAATGGCAATACAATAAAGATTTAGCTAAAATCGGTAAGCCAGTGGATAAAACAGAATGGGGAATGACTCCACAGACTGTAAATGCATATTACAACCCGGTAAACAACGAGATTGTATTCCCTGCTGCAATCCTTCAGCCGCCATTCTTCAATCCTAAAGCTGATGCTGCTGTAAACTTCGGAGGTATTGGTGCCGTTATCGGTCACGAAATGAGCCACGGATTTGATGATTCAGGGGCGCAGTTTGATGCAGACGGTAACCTGGTAGACTGGTGGACTCCGGAAGATAAAGCTAACTTCGAAAAAGCAACAAAAGCTCTTGCTTCTCAATATGACAAATATGAGCCTGTAAAAGGAACTTTTGTAAACGGTACTTTCACAAACGGTGAAAATATCGCTGACTTAGGAGGAGTAAACATTGCTTACGACGCTCTTCAGATGTACTTAAAAGATAAAGGAAATCCAGGGAAAATCAGTGGATTCTCTCAGGATCAGAGATTCTTCCTAAGCTGGGCAACGGTTTGGAGAACATTATCCAGTGAGAAATATATGGTAAATCAGGTGAAAACTGACCCGCACTCTCCGGGATATTTCAGAAGTTTTGGTCCGCTTATCAACGTTGACGCTTTCTACAAAGCATTCGATGTGAAAAAAGGAGACAAGCTTTACAAAGCTCCGGAAGAAAGAATCAAAATCTGGTAA
- a CDS encoding DUF5458 family protein — translation MDSKLQAQESQQQGQQQHSGQPKGNPLAELNKMGGFGFVESVVDGIANMNPTRKARKEIFLNDSNKADERKELLQKINLWVNLLEGSESADKMADTCKSKAQQADQNLKTNLKNTLDAVRMLETNYRTVAQFYKNTELDKVDNVSIVNASLEQVSDLDNPLFIDAISEEFKNYYDRLDLRDNYSILAIPGYLGSNKVIEKWAKICNENKVMMVTDFANLDKPDDVVDLFHSANLTGGELHRSNVIMTCNWLVGRGKAEEVGEEENVELPPSTSLAGKIHKTLMSQVAAGKKHGNINEVDAVKFELKKSEISQLEKMGLVPMVNEYGKIMAFSAKTLFTGDNIGLQTYSVVRVFDYVTKVLLDFLNRRAFENWNAKNEDDLRRQIVTFLDNIKGPDKLIEKFKIVRFEQDRVNKDRVWLDIRMTPYFPTKSFVIKLDGHKGDDGNEWDAEYTQE, via the coding sequence ATGGATAGCAAATTACAGGCACAAGAAAGCCAGCAGCAGGGTCAGCAGCAGCACTCGGGACAACCGAAAGGCAACCCGCTTGCAGAGCTCAATAAAATGGGAGGATTTGGCTTTGTTGAATCCGTTGTAGACGGTATTGCCAATATGAACCCAACAAGAAAGGCAAGAAAAGAAATCTTCCTGAATGACAGCAATAAAGCAGACGAAAGAAAAGAACTTCTTCAGAAGATCAATCTTTGGGTAAACCTTTTAGAAGGTAGCGAATCTGCAGATAAGATGGCCGATACATGCAAGAGTAAAGCACAACAGGCCGACCAAAACCTAAAAACAAACTTAAAAAATACACTGGATGCCGTTCGTATGTTGGAAACCAACTACAGAACAGTAGCTCAATTCTACAAAAACACAGAATTGGATAAAGTGGATAACGTAAGTATCGTAAATGCAAGCCTTGAACAGGTTTCCGATCTGGATAACCCTTTGTTTATTGATGCAATATCAGAAGAATTCAAAAATTATTACGACCGTCTTGACCTTAGAGATAACTATTCAATCCTTGCAATCCCAGGATATTTAGGATCCAATAAGGTCATCGAGAAATGGGCAAAAATCTGTAACGAAAATAAAGTAATGATGGTTACAGACTTCGCCAACCTTGATAAGCCGGATGACGTAGTAGATTTATTCCATTCTGCGAACCTTACCGGAGGAGAACTTCACAGAAGTAACGTTATTATGACGTGTAACTGGCTGGTAGGACGTGGTAAAGCTGAAGAAGTAGGGGAAGAAGAAAACGTAGAACTTCCACCTTCCACTTCATTGGCAGGAAAGATTCATAAAACCCTTATGTCTCAGGTAGCAGCAGGTAAAAAACATGGTAACATCAACGAAGTAGACGCTGTAAAATTCGAATTGAAGAAAAGTGAAATTTCTCAGTTGGAAAAAATGGGTCTTGTACCAATGGTAAACGAGTACGGAAAAATTATGGCCTTCTCAGCGAAGACCTTATTTACAGGAGACAATATCGGTCTTCAGACGTATTCCGTAGTTCGTGTATTCGATTACGTAACCAAAGTACTTCTGGACTTCCTGAACAGAAGAGCTTTCGAAAACTGGAATGCTAAAAACGAGGACGATTTGAGAAGACAGATCGTAACTTTCCTTGATAATATCAAAGGACCGGACAAATTGATTGAAAAATTCAAAATTGTTCGTTTCGAGCAGGATAGAGTAAACAAAGACAGAGTGTGGCTGGATATCCGTATGACGCCTTATTTCCCTACAAAAAGTTTCGTTATTAAACTTGACGGACACAAGGGAGATGATGGTAACGAATGGGATGCAGAATATACTCAGGAGTAA
- a CDS encoding M13 family metallopeptidase — protein MKKLNIGILALSGIVFLNSCGAAKTAGTENKTEATAKVAEPVKEEAKEEGINLSYMDTSVRPQDDFFSYVNGNWVKTTQIPSDKANWGSFNALRENVDDASLDILNKILTESYPAGSEGQKIQNLYASFMDTNKRNAEGLSPIKVDLAKVDAIKSLGDLQKYLLEATRLGDNSFYGWRVGADMKNSNMNAVYLGGPDLGLGRDYYQKVNDANTKTLAEYQTYVGKLFGVLGYKNSTQAAQNVVDFEKQLANYLLTLEQNRDANLRYNPKNVSELSGLVKNVDLAKYLKDAGVNTDRVIIGELKYYQNMDQFITQKNLPLLKDYLKYHIINGNASNLDDNLEQIRFDFYAKYLQGQKEQRPMNKRGLTLVNGVLGEAFGKLYVDKYFTPEAKKQMETYIDYLLKSFKSHIANIDWMSPETKVKAQEKLSKFTVKIAYPDKWKDYTQLKVESPKEGATLYSNLQNVAAWQYQRSLDKVGKPVDKTEWGMSPQTVNAYYSGSNNEIVFPAAILQPPFYNPKADAAVNFGGIGAVIGHEISHGFDDSGSRFDGDGNLNNWWTDADRKNFDAKVGQLAAQYSAYEPVKGSFVNGKFTSGENIGDLGGVAVAYDALQMYLKDKGNPGKISGFTQDQRFFMSWATVWRTKATDQYMINQVKTDPHSPGMFRAFGPLVNQDSFIKAFDIKQGDKLYKAPQDRIKIW, from the coding sequence ATGAAAAAGCTAAATATTGGAATACTTGCCCTTTCAGGTATTGTATTTCTTAATTCGTGTGGTGCAGCAAAGACTGCAGGGACAGAGAATAAAACAGAAGCTACGGCAAAAGTGGCTGAACCGGTAAAAGAAGAAGCAAAAGAAGAGGGAATCAATTTATCGTATATGGATACCAGTGTCCGCCCGCAGGATGACTTTTTTAGCTATGTGAACGGAAATTGGGTGAAAACTACTCAGATTCCTTCCGACAAAGCAAACTGGGGGTCTTTCAATGCGTTGAGAGAAAATGTGGATGATGCTTCATTAGATATATTAAACAAAATACTTACAGAATCATATCCTGCCGGATCTGAAGGGCAGAAAATTCAGAATCTGTATGCTTCTTTTATGGATACCAATAAGAGAAATGCTGAAGGTCTGTCACCTATCAAGGTTGATCTTGCTAAAGTAGACGCTATTAAAAGCCTGGGTGATCTTCAGAAATATCTTTTGGAGGCTACAAGATTGGGAGACAACTCTTTCTATGGATGGAGAGTGGGTGCTGATATGAAGAATTCCAATATGAATGCAGTATATCTTGGTGGCCCGGATTTAGGTTTAGGAAGAGATTATTATCAGAAAGTAAATGATGCAAATACTAAAACATTAGCTGAATATCAGACTTACGTTGGAAAACTATTCGGAGTTTTAGGATACAAAAATTCTACTCAGGCTGCACAGAATGTAGTAGACTTTGAAAAGCAGCTTGCCAACTACTTATTGACGCTTGAACAGAACAGAGATGCCAATTTAAGATACAACCCTAAAAATGTATCAGAATTATCAGGACTTGTGAAAAATGTTGACCTTGCAAAATACCTTAAAGATGCAGGCGTAAATACAGACAGAGTGATCATCGGAGAACTGAAATATTACCAGAATATGGATCAGTTCATTACTCAGAAAAACCTTCCTTTATTGAAAGACTATCTGAAATATCACATTATCAATGGAAATGCAAGCAATCTGGATGACAATCTGGAACAGATCAGATTCGATTTCTATGCGAAATACTTACAGGGGCAGAAAGAACAGCGTCCGATGAACAAAAGAGGGCTTACCCTTGTAAATGGCGTTCTTGGAGAAGCTTTCGGGAAGCTGTATGTAGACAAATACTTTACTCCTGAAGCGAAAAAGCAGATGGAAACGTATATTGATTACCTTTTAAAATCATTCAAATCCCACATCGCAAACATAGACTGGATGTCTCCTGAAACCAAAGTAAAAGCTCAGGAAAAATTATCCAAGTTTACCGTGAAAATTGCCTATCCGGATAAATGGAAAGACTATACTCAGTTAAAAGTAGAATCTCCAAAAGAAGGTGCTACTCTATATTCTAACCTTCAGAATGTAGCAGCATGGCAATATCAGAGAAGCTTAGATAAAGTAGGAAAGCCTGTTGACAAAACAGAATGGGGAATGTCTCCACAAACGGTAAATGCATACTACAGCGGATCAAATAACGAAATTGTATTCCCTGCAGCTATTCTTCAGCCGCCTTTCTACAACCCTAAAGCTGATGCAGCAGTGAATTTCGGAGGAATCGGAGCTGTTATCGGTCACGAAATTTCTCACGGATTTGATGACAGCGGTTCCCGTTTCGATGGTGATGGTAACCTTAACAACTGGTGGACAGATGCAGACCGTAAAAACTTTGATGCAAAAGTAGGTCAGCTGGCAGCTCAGTATAGTGCTTATGAACCTGTAAAAGGAAGCTTTGTCAATGGTAAATTTACAAGTGGAGAAAATATTGGTGACTTAGGTGGAGTAGCTGTGGCTTACGATGCCCTTCAGATGTATTTAAAAGACAAAGGAAACCCGGGGAAGATCAGCGGATTTACTCAGGATCAGAGATTCTTTATGAGCTGGGCAACCGTTTGGAGAACAAAAGCTACCGATCAGTATATGATTAATCAGGTGAAAACAGACCCACACTCTCCGGGAATGTTCAGAGCTTTCGGGCCACTGGTCAACCAGGATTCATTTATCAAAGCATTTGATATCAAACAAGGGGACAAACTATATAAAGCTCCTCAGGACAGAATAAAAATCTGGTAA
- the mutY gene encoding A/G-specific adenine glycosylase has product MKKDSGNSDFLHIGSKILGWYSNNARDLPFRQTKDPYKIWICEIVFQQTRINQGLNHYNNFIKRFPDVKTLAEAEENEVLLYWKGLGYYSRAINIHKAARQIMNDYQGVFPEQYEEILKLKGVGKYTAAAVSSICFGGKMPAVDGNFYRVLSRLFADDFDISNSRAFTYFSELAALVMPENVGDFNQAMMDIGSEICKPKNPLCTDCPINEDCLAFAMQKISDYPVKTKKVKAEDLALTYYFVHRNGQFLIRQRADDFIWKKLFEFPAAISSDMEPFITGSKTVAHKLTHKNLSIEILNVEVTSQKIWNDFIAENQYLITDVEGSHEKSFPKPLENYIQNSLKD; this is encoded by the coding sequence TTGAAGAAGGATAGCGGAAATTCAGATTTTCTACACATTGGCAGCAAAATTCTGGGATGGTATAGCAATAATGCGAGAGATTTGCCTTTCAGACAGACAAAAGATCCCTACAAAATCTGGATCTGTGAAATTGTATTTCAGCAGACAAGGATCAATCAGGGATTGAATCATTATAATAATTTCATTAAAAGGTTTCCGGACGTAAAAACGTTGGCTGAAGCTGAAGAAAATGAAGTGCTGTTGTATTGGAAGGGATTAGGCTATTATTCCAGAGCGATCAATATCCATAAAGCTGCCCGGCAGATCATGAATGATTATCAGGGCGTCTTTCCTGAACAATACGAAGAAATTTTAAAACTTAAAGGAGTCGGGAAATATACAGCAGCAGCCGTTTCAAGCATATGTTTTGGTGGGAAAATGCCCGCTGTAGACGGGAATTTTTACCGTGTCCTAAGCCGCCTTTTTGCCGATGATTTTGATATTTCTAACTCAAGAGCTTTTACCTATTTTTCTGAGCTGGCTGCTTTGGTGATGCCGGAAAATGTGGGTGATTTCAACCAGGCGATGATGGATATAGGTTCAGAAATCTGTAAACCTAAAAATCCACTTTGCACAGATTGTCCCATCAATGAAGATTGTCTGGCATTTGCTATGCAGAAAATTTCAGATTATCCTGTAAAAACAAAGAAAGTAAAGGCAGAAGATCTTGCTTTGACCTATTATTTTGTTCACAGAAACGGTCAGTTTCTGATCCGTCAGAGAGCAGATGATTTTATATGGAAGAAGTTATTTGAGTTTCCTGCAGCTATTTCTTCGGATATGGAACCATTTATTACAGGCTCAAAAACGGTTGCTCATAAACTTACTCATAAGAATTTAAGCATTGAAATATTGAATGTTGAGGTTACTTCACAAAAGATATGGAATGATTTTATCGCTGAAAATCAATACCTGATTACAGATGTTGAAGGCTCTCACGAAAAATCGTTTCCGAAGCCTTTGGAAAATTACATTCAAAACTCTCTGAAAGACTGA